The DNA segment GTCGTAAATGTCATGCAATTTGTTGCTAACCACGCCGGGCCATTGAAACCACCGCTCACCTGCCCCATCTAACCTCCATACTTCACTGTGCAGGTGCCCCATGAGCGACCAGCAAGAATTCCCCGATATCGACCTCAACGACTACGCCGACCCCGAAAACGCTGAAACTCCGTCGTCCAACACCGGCCTGGCCCTGCCTGGGCAAAATCTGCCGGACAAGGTCTATATCATCCCGATCCACAACCGGCCGTTCTTCCCGGCGCAAGTGTTGCCGGTGATCGTCAATGAAGAGCCCTGGGCCGAGACCCTGGAGCTGGTGAGCAAATCCGACCACCACTCCCTGGCGCTGTTCTTCATGGACACGCCGCCCGAAGACCCGCGGCATTTCGATACCTCTGCCCTGCCGTTGTACGGCACCCTGGTCAAGGTGCATCACGCCAGCCGCGAAAACGGCAAGCTGCAGTTCGTTGCCCAGGGCCTGACCCGCGTGCGCATCAAGACCTGGCTCAAGCACCACCGCCCACCGTATCTGGTGGAGGTCGAATACCCGCACCAGCCCAGCGAGCCGACCGATGAGGTCAAGGCCTACGGCATGGCCCTGATCAATGCGATCAAGGAACTGCTGCCGCTCAACCCGCTGTACAGCGAAGAGCTGAAGAACTACCTCAACCGCTTCAGCCCCAACGACCCGTCGCCCCTGACCGACTTCGCCGCCGCGCTGACCTCGGCCACCGGTAACGAGTTGCAGGAAGTGCTGGACTGCGTGCCAATGCTCAAGCGCATGGAAAAAGTGTTGCCGATGCTGCGCAAAGAGGTGGAAGTCGCGCGCCTGCAAAAGGAAATCTCCGCCGAGGTGAACCGCAAGATCGGCGAGCACCAGCGCGAGTTTTTCCTCAAGGAACAACTCAAGGTGATCCAGCAGGAGCTGGGGCTGACCAAGGACGATCGCAGCGCCGACGTCGAACAGTTCGAGCAGCGCCTGGAAGGCAAGGTGCTGCCGGCCCAGGCGCAGAAACGCATTGATGAAGAGCTGAACAAGCTGTCGATCCTCGAAACCGGCTCGCCGGAATACGCGGTCACGCGTAACTACCTGGACTGGGCGACCTCGGTGCCGTGGGGCGTGTATGGCGAGGACAAACTCGACCTCAAACACGCACGCAAAGTCCTGGATAAACACCATGCGGGGCTGGACGACATCAAGAGTCGCATCCTCGAGTTCCTCGCGGTCGGCGCCTATAAAGGCGAAGTCGCCGGTTCCATCGTGCTGTTGGTAGGCCCGCCGGGTGTGGGCAAAACCAGCGTCGGCAAATCCATCGCCGAGTCTCTGGGGCGGCCGTTCTACCGTTTCAGCGTCGGCGGCATGCGCGACGAGGCCGAAATCAAGGGCCATCGCCGCACCTACATCGGCGCCCTGCCGGGCAAGCTGGTGCAGGCGCTCAAGGATGTGGAGGTGATGAACCCGGTGATCATGCTCGACGAGATCGACAAGATGGGCCAGAGCTACCAGGGCGACCCGGCGTCGGCCCTGCTGGAGACCCTCGACCCGGAACAGAACGTCGAATTCCTCGATCACTACCTGGACCTGCGCCTGGACCTGTCCAAAGTGCTGTTCGTGTGCACCGCCAACACCCTGGACTCGATCCCCGGCCCGTTGCTGGACCGTATGGAAGTGATTCGCCTGTCGGGCTATATCACCGAAGAAAAAGTCGCCATTGCCAAGCGTCACCTGTGGCCAAAGCAGTTGGAAAAAGCCGGCGTGGCCAAGAACAGCCTGAGCATCACCGATGGCGCCCTGCGCGCGCTGATCGACGGCTATGCCCGTGAAGCCGGGGTGCGCCAGTTGGAGAAGCAACTGGGCAAGCTGGTGCGCAAGGCGGTGGTCAAGCTGCTGGATGAGCCGGACTCGGTGATCAAGATCGGCAACAAGGACCTGGAAAGCTCCCTGGGCATGCCGGTGTTCCGCAACGAGCAGGTACTGTCGGGCACGGGTGTCATCACCGGCCTGGCCTGGACCAGCATGGGCGGCGCGACCTTGCCGATCGAGGCGACGCGTATCCACACGCTCAATCGTGGGTTCAAGCTCACCGGGCAGTTGGGTGAAGTGATGAAGGAATCCGCCGAAATCGCCTATAGCTACATCAGCTCCAACCTGAAGTCGTTTGGCGGTGACCCGAAGTTCTTCGACGAAGCCTTCGTGCACCTGCACGTGCCGGAAGGCGCCACGCCCAAGGACGGCCCGAGTGCCGGGGTGACCATGGCCAGTGCGCTGCTCTCGCTGGCGCGCAACCAGCCGCCGAAAAAAGGCGTGGCCATGACCGGCGAACTGACCCTGACCGGGCACGTACTGCCGATTGGTGGCGTGCGCGAGAAGGTGATTGCGGCGCGGCGCCAGAAGATCCATGAACTGATCCTGCCGGAGCCCAACCGGGGCAGCTTTGAAGAATTGCCGGAGTACCTCAAGGAAGGCATGACGGTGCACTTTGCCAAGCGCTTTGCGGATGTGGCGAAGGTGTTGTTCTGATAGATCTGTAGCGTTGGCACTGGCCTCATCGCGGGCAAGCCCGCTTGTATGGTTAGACTTGTAGGGGTGGTGGGACTAAAAGCCAGCATCTGACTCTAGCCAGTACAGACCGTGGGAGACTTCGTCCCACCCCTTCACCAAAGCGCCGATAAGGAATGCATCGGCCATGACCGACGATAGAAGCAAGCCAGCGCAACGGTGAAGCCCCGACAAGCCCGTAAACCCTAACCCGGAGCTTTTCTCATGGCAATGACTGTCTCGCAATCAATCATTGGAGTGGATGTCGCTAAAGCCGAAGTAGTTGTTTATCAAAGTGAAACTGCTGAAACAAAGATCGTATCGAACAAGAAAAGCGAGCTGAAGGCATGGCTGAAGTCTTTGCCTGCGGGCAGCGCCATCGCAATTGAAGCCACCAATATCTATCACGTGGATACCGTCAACTTGGCTCATTCGATGGGCCATATCGTTTACGTGATTGATGGATATCGCCTTAGCCATTACCGCAAAGGCACAGGTGGTCGCGCTAAAACAGACTTCAGTGATGCGCAGTTGCTGGCTCGCTACTTGAAGAATGAACAGGCTGATTTACGCGCCTGGAATCCGCCGCCGAAGATTTATACCAAGCTTCAAAGCTTGCTGCGTCGACGCGCAGCGCTGGTGAAAATGCGTGTTGCACTGAATCAGAGCTGGGCGGGCGAGCCATCACTCAAGGCCTCGTCCAAGAGCATTTCAGCGTGTCTTGATAGGCATGAGGGGCTCATTGAGAAAAGGATATTAGATGCTGTTACTGAGGCGGGGCTTTTGCATCAGGTCAAGCGCTGCCAAGCCGTCGAGGGCATTGGTTTTCTGACAGCGGTTGCCCTGGTAATGGCGTTTCAGCGAGGAGAATTTGAAAGTGCTGACGCTTACATCGCGTTCTTGGGAATGGACTTGAGAGTATCCGATTCCGGGCAAATGAGCGGACGCCGCTCATTGAGCAAGAAGGGAGATTCAGAGATACGCAGATTGCTGCATAACGCGGCGTCAGCAGGTATCAGGTCAGAAGCCTGGAAACCTTTATACGAGGGTTATCTAGCCAGGGGCCTGAAAACGACTCAAGCCCTGGTCATCATTGGCCGCAAGCTGGCGCGCATCGCCTTTTCGCTCATGAAAAACCTGAGCGAATACCAGTCAAAAGCGGTTTTGGGGGCTTCCCCAAAACCATAGAATCTCCCACATTTTGATATGTGAACACATTCAAGTGTGGGAGCGGGCTTGCCCGCGATGGCGTCAGCCGCCTCAACACAAAACCCTGCTGTAACACCTTGTCTCATCTTCGGTTATGCTCGCCCTTCGTCGCCAATAAACGGAGCCTTCATGACCGCTGCCCGCCTGCTTCTTCCGCTAAGCCTCGCCCTGCTCGCGGCTTGCGCCAGTGCACCGAAGCAAAACGTCACCGTCGAAAAACAGAGCGCCTGCCCGCTCAAGCTCAAGGCCGGGCAAAACCTGACCCTGACCTTGCCGAGCAACCCCACCACCGGTTATCGCTGGGCGATCCAGGATTCGGCCGGCGGCGTGCTGCGCAGCCTCGGCCCCGAGGTCTACAGCAACCCCGAGGACGCCGGCGTAGTGGGTGCCGCCGGGCAATCCACCTGGCGCTTCCAGGCCTTTACCGCAGGCACTGGCCGCCTGCGCCTGACCTCCCAACAACCCTGGGCCCCGGAAGTGAATCCGGTGGACACCTTTGACTGCGCCATTACGGTGAACTGATATGCCATGGATGATTCTTGCGTTGATGGGTGCGGGTACCTTTATCTACGGTCTGAGCACGCATGCCACCTTGCTGTGCCTGTTGGTCAAGCCGCTGCCGGTACTGGCGCTGTTGGGTTGGCTGCATGATGCGCCGCCCAGTGACTATCGACGCTGGATCAGCCTGGGGTTGATCTTCTCCGTGGTGGGCGATGTGTTGCTGGCCTGGCCCGGCGACCTGTTTATCTTCGGCCTGGGCGCGTTTTTGTTCGCGCACCTGGCGTATCTCAAAGCCTACTTCAGCGACTGCCGGCGCCCGGCCCTGTTGCCGCTGGCCTTGGCCCTGGGGGTTGGGGCGATCCTGTTGAGCATCCTGATATCCCACGGCCTGGGCGACTTGCTGATTCCGGTGGTGGTGTATGCGCTGGTGATCAGCGCCATGCTCTGGCGTGCACTGGCGCGCCTGGGCAGCGACGTACCCAAGCGCTCGGCGCAGTTGGCGGCCGTCGGCGCGGCGTTGTTTGTGTTTTCCGACACGCTGATCGGCATCAACCGCTTTGTGGTGACCTTCGATGCCGCACCGTACCTGTTGATCATCACCTACTGGTTGGGACAGTGGGGCATCACCGCATCGGCCTTTTCCCAGCCGCGCCGCACGCCCCTGACCTGACTCCCCCTGTGGCGAGCGGGCTTGCCCGCGTTGGGGCGCGCAGCGGCCCCCTAGATGGGACTGCTGCGCAATCCAGCGCGGGCAAGCCCGCTCGCCACAACAAGCCCGCTCGCCACAGATCAGAGAAGGCGCGCATCGCTCGGCCAAGTTGGCTAAAATGCCGGCCTTTTCCACTTCGTCGCCGGAACAGCCGTGAGCAAAGAACCCGATCGCCTATTCGCCCAGCCCTTGCCCCAGGTGCCGGACTTCGCCTTTAACGAGGACGTGGTGCGGGTGTTCCCGGACATGATCAAGCGCTCGGTGCCCGGTTACCCGACGATTGTCGAGAACCTCGGCGTGCTGGCGGCGCAGTTTGCCCAGCCGGGCAGCGTGCTGTACGACCTGGGTTCGTCCCTGGGCGCGGTGACCCAGGCCCTGCGTCGCCACGTGCGCACCGACGGTTGCCGGGTGATCGCTGTGGATAACTCGGCGGCGATGGTCGAGCGCTGCCGCGAATACCTCAACGGCCAGGACTCGATGTTCCAGGAGCTGCTGCCGGTGGAGGTGATCGAAGGCGATATCCTCGCCCTAGAGTTCCAGCCGGCCTCGGTGGTGGCGCTGAATTTCACCCTGCAATTTATCGCCCCCGAGGAGCGCCTGGCCTTGCTCGGGCGGATTCGCCAATCGCTGCTGCCCGGTGGCGCGCTGATTCTCTCGGAAAAACTGCGCTTCAATGATCCCGAAGAACATGCATTGCTCACCGATCTGCACGTAGCGTTCAAACGCGCCAACGGCTACAGCGAACTGGAAATCGCCCAGAAGCGCAGCGCCATCGAAAACGTCATGAAGCCCGACAGCCTCGAAGAACACCGCGAACGCCTGCTGGCGGCCGGGTTCTCGAAAGTCGTGCCGTGGTTCCAGTGTCTTAACTTTGCCTCGTTGATTGCCTTGCCATGATTGATCTGTCCCCCCTCGCCCGCCATCTGGTCGGCACTCCCCTGGCCGTGTGGGCCCAGGGCCTGCAAGCACAACTCGATGCAAAAATGGAAAAGGGCCATGGCGACCTGGCGCGCTGGCAAAGTGCGCTGGATGCGCTGCCCAAGATCCTGCCAAGCGAAGTCGACCTGCTGAACGGCCTGACCCTCGACACCGATTGCGATGACACAACCCGTGAGCAGATGCATGCCGCGCTGATGGGCCTGAGCCCGTGGCGCAAAGGCCCGTTCAACCTGTTCGGGGTGCACGTGGACACCGAATGGCGCTCGGACTGGAAATGGTCGCGGGTCGCGCCGCACCTGAACCTTGCGGGCAAGCGCATCCTCGATGTGGGCTGTGGCAACGGCTACTACATGTGGCGCATGCTCGGCGCCGGCGCCGACAGTGTGATTGGCGTGGACCCCAACTGGTTGTTCTTCTGCCAGTTCCAGGCGGTGCAGCGCTACCTGTCGGCGCCCAACGCCTGGCACCTGCCCTTCCCGTTCGAAGACCTGCCGCCGAACATGGAAGGTTTTGACACGGTGTTCTCCATGGGCGTGTTTTACCACCGCCGCTCGCCGATCGAGCATTTGTTGGCGCTCAAGGATTGCCTGGTCAAGGGCGGCGAACTGGTGCTGGAAACGCTGGTGATCGAGGGCGATCAACAACAGGTACTGGTGCCGGAAGACCGTTACGCGCAGATGCGCAATGTGTGGTTCCTGCCCTCGGTGCCGGCGCTGATGCTATGGCTGCGGCGTGCCGGCTTCACTGAGGTGCGCTGCGTGGATGTGAGCGTGACCACGGTCGAGGAACAACGCGGGACAGAGTGGATGAAGTATCAGTCCCTGAGTGACTTCCTCGATCCTGAGGATCACAGCAAGACGATTGAAGGGCTGCCGGCGCCGATGCGCGCGGTGATCATCGCCAAGAAGTAACCCCCAATCGCCCTGAGAAAATACAGATCAAAAATGTGGGAGCTGGCTTGCCTGCTCCCACATTGATCTGGTTCTCACATTGAGGTCAGGGTTTAGCCCGGCGCGCCTTGAAGAACTCACTCAACACCGCTCCGCACTCCTCGGCCAGCACCCCGCCTTCATACATCACCCGATGATTGAGAAAGCCCTGGGTAAAGAATTGCCCCTGGCTTTGCACAATCCCCGCCTTGGGCTCCAGCGCGCCGTACACCACCCGCGCGATGCGCGAGTGGACGATCAGCCCGGCGCACATGCTGCACGGCTCCAGGGTCACATACAGGGTGCTGCCCGGCAGGCGGTAGTTGCTGACGGCCTGGGCCGCCGCGCGGATGGCGACCATCTCGGCGTGGGCGCTGGGGTCGCTGCCGCTGATCGGGCAGTTGAAGCCGCGCCCGATGATTTCGCCGTCCTGCACCAGCACCGCACCCACCGGCACTTCGCCGAGGGCCGCGCCCTGGGCGGCGAGGGCCAGGGCTTCGCGCATAAAGTCCTGGTCGCGGCTGCGGTCGATAATCGCCGTCGGGCGTATCTGGCGCATCACGCCACCTCGATGGCGGCCATCAGGCCGGTTTCCATATGGTCGATCACATGGCAGTGGAACATCCACACCCCAGGGTTATCCGCCACCAACGCCACGCGAGCGCGCTCGTTCTTGCCCAGCAGGTAGGTGTCGGTGAAGTACGGTGTGACTTTGTGCCGGTTCGAGGCGATGACCTTGAAACTCATGCCATGCAGGTGGATCGGGTGCTGGTACTGGGTCATGTTCTTCAGTTCGAAAATATAGCTCTTGCCCAACTCGAGCTTGGCAATCGGGCGGTCGGCGCAGGTCTTGTCGGTGATATCCCAGGCCTGGCCGTTGATCTGCCACAGGCTCGGCGGCCTGTTTTCGACATCGACCGAGACCGAGCCGACCCATTCGAAATTGAAGTTGAGTTTCTCGGCATTCGCCAGGTCGGGCTCGGCAATCGGGTTGGCCGGCAACGCCGGTGGCCACTCGCCGGGGGCGTCGGTGTTGGCCACCGAGCGGAAGGTGCCCAGACGCACCGGGCCATTGCGGATCGACAGCTCTTCGCCGGCCGGCGGGGCCTTGATTGCCAGGCAGATGCGCATGCCCGGGCCCAGCCAGTATTCCTTGCCCAGGGGCCGTGGCTCGATGGGGTTGCCGTCCAGCGCGTAGATCTGCGCCTCGACGTTGGGGATATTCAGGCGATAGGTCAGGGTGTT comes from the Pseudomonas shahriarae genome and includes:
- the lon gene encoding endopeptidase La, with the translated sequence MSDQQEFPDIDLNDYADPENAETPSSNTGLALPGQNLPDKVYIIPIHNRPFFPAQVLPVIVNEEPWAETLELVSKSDHHSLALFFMDTPPEDPRHFDTSALPLYGTLVKVHHASRENGKLQFVAQGLTRVRIKTWLKHHRPPYLVEVEYPHQPSEPTDEVKAYGMALINAIKELLPLNPLYSEELKNYLNRFSPNDPSPLTDFAAALTSATGNELQEVLDCVPMLKRMEKVLPMLRKEVEVARLQKEISAEVNRKIGEHQREFFLKEQLKVIQQELGLTKDDRSADVEQFEQRLEGKVLPAQAQKRIDEELNKLSILETGSPEYAVTRNYLDWATSVPWGVYGEDKLDLKHARKVLDKHHAGLDDIKSRILEFLAVGAYKGEVAGSIVLLVGPPGVGKTSVGKSIAESLGRPFYRFSVGGMRDEAEIKGHRRTYIGALPGKLVQALKDVEVMNPVIMLDEIDKMGQSYQGDPASALLETLDPEQNVEFLDHYLDLRLDLSKVLFVCTANTLDSIPGPLLDRMEVIRLSGYITEEKVAIAKRHLWPKQLEKAGVAKNSLSITDGALRALIDGYAREAGVRQLEKQLGKLVRKAVVKLLDEPDSVIKIGNKDLESSLGMPVFRNEQVLSGTGVITGLAWTSMGGATLPIEATRIHTLNRGFKLTGQLGEVMKESAEIAYSYISSNLKSFGGDPKFFDEAFVHLHVPEGATPKDGPSAGVTMASALLSLARNQPPKKGVAMTGELTLTGHVLPIGGVREKVIAARRQKIHELILPEPNRGSFEELPEYLKEGMTVHFAKRFADVAKVLF
- a CDS encoding IS110 family transposase, which gives rise to MAMTVSQSIIGVDVAKAEVVVYQSETAETKIVSNKKSELKAWLKSLPAGSAIAIEATNIYHVDTVNLAHSMGHIVYVIDGYRLSHYRKGTGGRAKTDFSDAQLLARYLKNEQADLRAWNPPPKIYTKLQSLLRRRAALVKMRVALNQSWAGEPSLKASSKSISACLDRHEGLIEKRILDAVTEAGLLHQVKRCQAVEGIGFLTAVALVMAFQRGEFESADAYIAFLGMDLRVSDSGQMSGRRSLSKKGDSEIRRLLHNAASAGIRSEAWKPLYEGYLARGLKTTQALVIIGRKLARIAFSLMKNLSEYQSKAVLGASPKP
- a CDS encoding protease inhibitor I42 family protein, producing the protein MTAARLLLPLSLALLAACASAPKQNVTVEKQSACPLKLKAGQNLTLTLPSNPTTGYRWAIQDSAGGVLRSLGPEVYSNPEDAGVVGAAGQSTWRFQAFTAGTGRLRLTSQQPWAPEVNPVDTFDCAITVN
- a CDS encoding lysoplasmalogenase, which gives rise to MPWMILALMGAGTFIYGLSTHATLLCLLVKPLPVLALLGWLHDAPPSDYRRWISLGLIFSVVGDVLLAWPGDLFIFGLGAFLFAHLAYLKAYFSDCRRPALLPLALALGVGAILLSILISHGLGDLLIPVVVYALVISAMLWRALARLGSDVPKRSAQLAAVGAALFVFSDTLIGINRFVVTFDAAPYLLIITYWLGQWGITASAFSQPRRTPLT
- the cmoA gene encoding carboxy-S-adenosyl-L-methionine synthase CmoA, yielding MSKEPDRLFAQPLPQVPDFAFNEDVVRVFPDMIKRSVPGYPTIVENLGVLAAQFAQPGSVLYDLGSSLGAVTQALRRHVRTDGCRVIAVDNSAAMVERCREYLNGQDSMFQELLPVEVIEGDILALEFQPASVVALNFTLQFIAPEERLALLGRIRQSLLPGGALILSEKLRFNDPEEHALLTDLHVAFKRANGYSELEIAQKRSAIENVMKPDSLEEHRERLLAAGFSKVVPWFQCLNFASLIALP
- the cmoB gene encoding tRNA 5-methoxyuridine(34)/uridine 5-oxyacetic acid(34) synthase CmoB, which codes for MIDLSPLARHLVGTPLAVWAQGLQAQLDAKMEKGHGDLARWQSALDALPKILPSEVDLLNGLTLDTDCDDTTREQMHAALMGLSPWRKGPFNLFGVHVDTEWRSDWKWSRVAPHLNLAGKRILDVGCGNGYYMWRMLGAGADSVIGVDPNWLFFCQFQAVQRYLSAPNAWHLPFPFEDLPPNMEGFDTVFSMGVFYHRRSPIEHLLALKDCLVKGGELVLETLVIEGDQQQVLVPEDRYAQMRNVWFLPSVPALMLWLRRAGFTEVRCVDVSVTTVEEQRGTEWMKYQSLSDFLDPEDHSKTIEGLPAPMRAVIIAKK
- the tadA gene encoding tRNA adenosine(34) deaminase TadA encodes the protein MRQIRPTAIIDRSRDQDFMREALALAAQGAALGEVPVGAVLVQDGEIIGRGFNCPISGSDPSAHAEMVAIRAAAQAVSNYRLPGSTLYVTLEPCSMCAGLIVHSRIARVVYGALEPKAGIVQSQGQFFTQGFLNHRVMYEGGVLAEECGAVLSEFFKARRAKP